One stretch of Chitinophaga pendula DNA includes these proteins:
- a CDS encoding stage II sporulation protein M, which yields MRESSFIKKNLPRWQHYQQEQAEDPDVMAERFTSLLDDLAYAKTFYSYSKVTRYINGMAAAIYQHIYRNRKTEEGRLRTFFRYELPLLFRKYHRQLLFTFIYFLLFCIIGAFSAAHDETFVRGVLGDEYVSMTEQNITNGDPFGVYKGENEWTMFLFIGYNNIRVAMMCFVSGITFGAGTLWLLLQNGIMLGSFQYYFFAKGLGMKSVLVIWIHGTLEISAIVIAGCAGLIMANGLLFPGTRKRVDALKAAAKDGMKIIVALVPVFIAAAFLEGFVTRHTTMPLVLSVSILLLSFSFIVGYFMLYPIYLHRRGYQLDAAGKVVKPARGRRAH from the coding sequence ATGAGAGAATCATCGTTTATTAAAAAGAACTTACCTCGCTGGCAGCATTACCAGCAGGAGCAGGCAGAGGATCCTGATGTCATGGCGGAACGTTTTACCAGCTTACTGGACGACCTCGCATATGCAAAGACTTTTTACAGTTACAGTAAGGTGACCCGTTATATTAATGGGATGGCGGCTGCTATCTATCAGCATATCTATCGTAACCGTAAGACGGAAGAAGGCCGGTTGCGTACTTTTTTCCGGTATGAGTTGCCTTTATTATTCCGTAAGTATCATCGTCAGCTTTTATTCACTTTCATTTACTTTTTGTTGTTCTGTATCATTGGTGCTTTTTCAGCGGCCCATGATGAGACGTTTGTGCGTGGGGTGCTGGGGGATGAGTATGTGAGTATGACGGAGCAGAATATTACCAATGGGGATCCTTTTGGTGTGTATAAAGGAGAGAATGAATGGACTATGTTCCTGTTTATCGGGTATAACAATATCCGGGTGGCGATGATGTGTTTTGTGAGTGGTATTACTTTTGGTGCGGGTACGTTGTGGTTGTTGTTGCAGAATGGGATCATGCTGGGATCTTTCCAGTATTATTTCTTTGCGAAGGGGTTGGGTATGAAGTCGGTGCTGGTGATCTGGATACACGGTACGCTGGAGATATCGGCTATTGTGATTGCGGGTTGTGCGGGTCTGATCATGGCCAACGGGTTGCTTTTTCCGGGTACGCGTAAGCGGGTGGATGCTTTGAAGGCGGCAGCGAAGGACGGGATGAAGATCATCGTAGCATTGGTGCCGGTATTTATTGCAGCGGCTTTTCTGGAGGGTTTTGTGACGCGGCATACTACGATGCCGTTGGTGTTGAGTGTGAGTATATTGTTATTGTCTTTCTCGTTTATCGTCGGATATTTTATGCTCTATCCTATATACCTGCATCGCCGGGGTTATCAACTGGATGCGGCTGGTAAGGTGGTTAAACCGGCACGAGGCCGGCGGGCGCATTAA
- a CDS encoding RDD family protein, whose product MSTIQLKIPTAFNIDLEFEAANVGQRLLAWLIDLAVRLLYLFLTLISLSAAGLPATLYSVVLFLLVILPLSFYFIIAEISMHGQTPGKRALGITVVSLSGNQPTFSQHLLRWVFRLVETPFLLFGIPTLISMVRSSYHQRIGDIVAGTIVVNTRNKNSINDTIFRDMSQIDYQPHFPQILKLSDKDLNKVKELLDKAILSGNNELAYRVATRVREVLHIETDMEPMVFLETVLNDYNYYTTKN is encoded by the coding sequence ATGAGCACCATCCAGCTAAAAATACCTACTGCCTTTAATATAGACCTGGAATTCGAAGCTGCCAACGTAGGACAGCGCCTGTTGGCCTGGCTGATAGACCTGGCAGTACGGCTGCTCTACCTGTTCCTCACCCTGATCTCATTATCCGCTGCCGGGTTGCCCGCCACCTTGTATAGCGTAGTATTGTTTCTACTGGTGATACTACCACTCAGCTTTTATTTCATTATTGCAGAGATCAGCATGCATGGACAAACACCCGGCAAACGCGCCCTGGGCATTACCGTAGTAAGCCTCTCCGGCAATCAACCGACCTTCAGTCAACACCTGCTCCGCTGGGTATTCCGCCTCGTTGAAACCCCCTTCCTGCTATTTGGGATACCCACACTGATCTCCATGGTACGATCCTCCTATCACCAGCGTATCGGGGATATCGTAGCCGGTACCATCGTTGTCAACACCCGCAACAAAAACAGCATCAACGATACCATCTTCCGCGATATGTCGCAGATCGACTATCAACCCCACTTCCCACAAATACTCAAATTATCCGACAAAGACCTCAATAAGGTAAAAGAGCTACTCGACAAAGCCATCCTGTCGGGCAACAACGAACTGGCATATCGTGTTGCCACCCGCGTACGTGAAGTACTGCATATCGAAACAGATATGGAACCAATGGTATTCCTGGAAACAGTATTGAACGATTACAACTACTACACTACAAAAAACTAG
- a CDS encoding RDD family protein, which produces MDVNEYAAPKKDLLDDLQHEVIIEPVGKGIRFANLLIDTICVYVIFFAVAFALVFVKMSKGEPVDDSQVLYLFISYVILIGYFTVFEGLTGRTIGKIITGTRVYRLDGQPLTWKDTFLRAVIRLIPFEVFSGLGFAPWHDEWTKTTVGKR; this is translated from the coding sequence ATGGATGTAAATGAATATGCCGCGCCCAAAAAGGATTTGCTGGATGATCTGCAGCATGAAGTAATTATTGAACCGGTAGGAAAGGGGATTCGTTTCGCGAATTTGTTGATTGACACGATATGTGTGTATGTCATCTTTTTTGCCGTTGCGTTTGCGCTTGTTTTTGTAAAAATGTCGAAAGGAGAGCCGGTGGACGACAGCCAGGTATTGTACCTGTTTATATCGTATGTTATCCTTATCGGTTACTTTACGGTATTCGAGGGATTGACCGGGCGTACTATTGGTAAGATCATCACGGGTACGAGGGTATACCGGCTGGATGGACAGCCTCTCACGTGGAAGGATACTTTCTTACGGGCGGTGATCCGGTTGATTCCGTTTGAAGTATTTTCCGGTCTGGGTTTTGCGCCCTGGCATGATGAGTGGACGAAGACGACGGTGGGAAAGCGGTAA
- a CDS encoding DUF5684 domain-containing protein, with translation MEDSSSVFGVLFGGVFLIVILVLLAFYLFCYWKVFEKAGQPGWAAIIPIYNAYILTKIIGKPWWWLILLCIPYLNIVFGIWATNLLSKSFGKDIGFTLGLIFLGFIFLPIMAFDRTIVYQGPVGNPNASFRDQINSIGDDLK, from the coding sequence ATGGAAGATTCATCATCAGTATTCGGGGTACTTTTTGGAGGCGTATTCCTGATCGTTATCCTTGTATTGCTTGCTTTTTATCTGTTCTGTTACTGGAAAGTATTTGAAAAGGCAGGGCAACCAGGCTGGGCAGCCATTATCCCTATTTACAATGCGTACATACTCACCAAGATCATCGGTAAGCCCTGGTGGTGGTTGATATTGTTGTGTATTCCTTATCTGAACATTGTATTCGGTATCTGGGCTACCAATCTGTTGAGCAAAAGTTTTGGCAAAGACATTGGATTTACGCTGGGGCTTATTTTCCTGGGTTTTATCTTCCTGCCGATAATGGCTTTTGACCGTACTATTGTGTACCAGGGACCTGTTGGTAACCCTAATGCGTCTTTCAGAGACCAGATAAATAGTATTGGTGATGACTTAAAATAA
- a CDS encoding DUF5684 domain-containing protein: MLATWLFFFVFVLVLMFVVCPWRIYTKAEQPGWASLVPVYATLVLLRIIGKPWWWLLLMLIPIVNIVFAIWATNLLSRSFGKSEGFTVGMLLLPFVFMPMLAFDRSVHYQGPAGDPDTAALRDQISAIGSEIN, translated from the coding sequence ATGTTGGCCACGTGGCTGTTCTTTTTTGTATTCGTACTTGTATTGATGTTTGTAGTTTGTCCCTGGAGGATATATACCAAGGCTGAGCAACCGGGCTGGGCGTCGCTGGTACCTGTTTATGCGACGCTGGTGTTATTGAGGATTATAGGTAAACCCTGGTGGTGGTTATTGTTGATGCTGATCCCGATAGTGAACATTGTTTTTGCGATCTGGGCGACTAATTTGTTGAGCAGGAGTTTTGGTAAGAGCGAGGGCTTTACCGTAGGGATGTTACTGTTACCTTTTGTTTTTATGCCGATGTTGGCGTTTGACAGGAGTGTGCATTACCAGGGGCCGGCAGGAGATCCTGATACTGCTGCATTGCGGGATCAGATATCTGCTATCGGTTCCGAAATAAATTAA
- the fsa gene encoding fructose-6-phosphate aldolase yields the protein MKFFIDTGNLKQIEEANDLGILDGVTTNPSLMAKEGIKGEANIAQHYKTICEIVDGPVSAEVLSTDFNAIIEEGKKLAAIHPNIVVKVPMIKDGIKAIKWFTVNGIKTNCTLVFSAGQAILAAKAGATFVSPFIGRIDDSSWDGVDLIAQIAHIYSIQGFKTEILAASIRNALHIVKCAEAGADICTCPLDSILGLLKHPLTDIGLAKFLEDAKKM from the coding sequence ATGAAATTCTTTATAGATACTGGCAATCTGAAACAGATAGAAGAAGCCAACGACCTGGGCATACTCGATGGGGTAACTACTAACCCTTCCCTCATGGCCAAAGAAGGCATCAAAGGTGAAGCCAACATCGCACAACACTATAAGACCATCTGCGAGATCGTAGACGGTCCCGTAAGCGCAGAAGTCCTCTCCACCGACTTCAACGCTATCATCGAAGAAGGTAAGAAACTGGCCGCTATTCATCCAAATATCGTCGTGAAAGTGCCCATGATCAAAGACGGCATAAAAGCCATCAAATGGTTCACTGTCAACGGTATCAAAACCAATTGCACATTGGTGTTCTCCGCTGGCCAGGCTATCCTCGCTGCTAAAGCAGGCGCTACCTTCGTATCTCCATTTATAGGCCGCATCGACGATAGCAGCTGGGATGGAGTAGACCTCATCGCACAGATCGCTCATATATACAGCATCCAGGGCTTCAAAACAGAGATCCTCGCCGCTTCCATCCGCAACGCCCTCCATATCGTTAAATGCGCAGAAGCCGGTGCCGACATCTGTACCTGCCCGCTCGATTCTATCCTCGGATTACTCAAACATCCGCTGACAGACATCGGCCTGGCTAAATTCCTCGAAGACGCCAAAAAAATGTAA
- the glpK gene encoding glycerol kinase GlpK: MEGKFILSLDQGTTSSRAIIFDHNGSINAIAQKEFKQIYPHPGWVEHDPIEIWSTQASVAAEVLLKAGIAGDKIAAIGITNQRETTIVWDRTSGKPVYNAIVWQDRRTAAFCDQLKAAGKTDLFRDKTGLLIDAYFSGTKIKWILDNVEGVREKADKGELAFGTVDSWLVWNLSKGKLHITDVTNASRTLLFNIHTMQWDKELLDTLGVPASMLPEVRPSSELYGHSEAVLTPYQIPIAGIAGDQQAALFGQMCTSPGMVKNTYGTGCFLVLNTGNKPIPSKNNLLTTVAWQINGETSYALEGSIFIGGAVVQWLRDGLGIIRHSADVEPLAEAVKTSDGVYLVPAFAGLGAPYWNPYARGTMVGLTRGSTAAHIARAALESIAFQTMDVLRAMEADAGIQISELRVDGGATGNNLLMQFQSDILNAEVVRPKVTETTALGAAYLAGLAVGFWDSIASISRQWQVDHRFTPEMDDQRRTQLTKDWKRAVRSAQVWAEE, encoded by the coding sequence ATGGAAGGTAAATTCATCCTCTCGCTGGATCAGGGCACTACCAGCTCCCGCGCTATCATCTTCGACCACAACGGCAGTATCAACGCCATCGCACAAAAAGAATTCAAACAGATCTATCCCCACCCGGGATGGGTAGAACACGATCCGATAGAGATATGGTCCACACAAGCCAGCGTAGCAGCAGAAGTATTGCTCAAAGCCGGCATCGCCGGCGATAAGATCGCCGCCATCGGCATTACCAACCAACGCGAAACAACCATCGTATGGGATCGTACATCAGGCAAACCCGTCTACAACGCCATTGTATGGCAGGACCGCCGCACCGCCGCCTTCTGCGATCAACTCAAAGCTGCCGGCAAAACTGATCTCTTCCGGGATAAGACCGGCTTGCTTATAGATGCCTACTTCTCCGGTACTAAGATCAAATGGATACTGGACAACGTAGAAGGCGTCCGCGAAAAAGCAGACAAAGGTGAACTGGCCTTCGGCACCGTTGATAGCTGGCTGGTATGGAACCTTTCCAAAGGCAAACTCCATATCACCGATGTCACCAATGCCTCCAGGACCTTACTCTTCAATATCCACACCATGCAATGGGATAAAGAATTGCTCGACACACTGGGCGTACCCGCCTCCATGCTCCCGGAAGTAAGACCTTCGAGTGAACTATATGGTCATTCAGAAGCCGTACTCACACCCTACCAGATACCGATCGCAGGTATCGCCGGCGACCAGCAGGCAGCCCTGTTCGGACAAATGTGTACCTCCCCCGGTATGGTCAAAAACACCTACGGCACCGGCTGCTTCCTCGTACTGAACACCGGCAATAAACCCATCCCTTCTAAAAATAACCTGCTCACCACCGTCGCCTGGCAGATCAATGGTGAAACCAGCTACGCGCTGGAAGGCAGCATATTTATAGGTGGCGCCGTTGTACAATGGCTACGTGATGGCCTGGGTATCATCCGCCACTCCGCCGATGTAGAACCACTCGCCGAAGCTGTTAAAACAAGTGATGGCGTCTATCTTGTACCTGCCTTCGCCGGCCTGGGCGCTCCCTACTGGAACCCTTACGCCAGAGGCACCATGGTAGGTCTCACCCGTGGCTCCACCGCCGCTCATATCGCCCGCGCCGCCCTGGAAAGCATCGCCTTTCAGACCATGGACGTACTCAGGGCCATGGAAGCCGATGCCGGCATACAAATCAGCGAACTGCGCGTGGATGGAGGCGCTACCGGCAACAACCTCCTCATGCAGTTCCAGTCCGATATCCTCAACGCCGAAGTAGTACGCCCCAAAGTGACAGAAACAACCGCCCTGGGTGCCGCTTACCTCGCCGGACTGGCAGTAGGCTTCTGGGATAGCATAGCGTCCATCAGCCGCCAGTGGCAGGTAGACCACCGCTTCACCCCCGAAATGGACGACCAACGCCGTACCCAGCTCACCAAAGACTGGAAACGGGCAGTACGCTCCGCACAGGTATGGGCAGAAGAATAA
- a CDS encoding MIP/aquaporin family protein produces MSSFLAELIGTAMIILLGDGVVANVVLNKTKGQSSGWIVITMGWAMAVFVGVFCTAKYSGAHLNPAVTIALATVGKFAWAKVPAYIVAQLLGAMLGATLVWLSYKQHFEQTDDADGKLAVFCTAPAIRSKGHNLLTEIIGTLVLILGVLYIVAPANSLGALDALPVAFLVLGIGLSLGGPTGYAINPARDLGPRIMHFLLPIPQKRNSDWGYAWVPIIGPIAGALLAAVIWNALQ; encoded by the coding sequence ATGTCCTCATTTTTGGCAGAACTGATCGGCACCGCCATGATCATCCTGTTAGGCGATGGAGTAGTCGCCAACGTCGTATTGAACAAAACAAAAGGACAATCCTCCGGTTGGATCGTCATCACCATGGGATGGGCCATGGCCGTATTTGTAGGCGTATTCTGCACCGCCAAATATAGCGGCGCTCACCTTAATCCCGCCGTAACCATCGCACTGGCCACCGTGGGCAAATTCGCATGGGCCAAAGTACCCGCCTATATCGTTGCCCAATTACTAGGCGCCATGCTGGGTGCCACGCTGGTATGGCTCAGCTACAAACAACACTTCGAACAAACCGATGATGCCGATGGCAAACTAGCTGTGTTCTGCACCGCCCCCGCCATCCGCAGCAAAGGCCATAACCTGCTCACCGAGATCATCGGTACCCTGGTACTGATACTAGGCGTGCTATACATCGTCGCCCCGGCCAACTCCCTCGGCGCCCTCGATGCCCTGCCCGTAGCATTCCTCGTCCTGGGCATAGGCCTCTCCCTCGGCGGTCCCACCGGCTACGCCATCAACCCAGCCCGGGACCTCGGCCCCCGTATCATGCACTTCCTCCTCCCAATCCCCCAAAAACGTAACAGCGACTGGGGATACGCCTGGGTACCTATCATAGGCCCCATAGCAGGTGCATTGCTGGCAGCCGTCATCTGGAACGCACTACAATAA
- a CDS encoding NAD(P)/FAD-dependent oxidoreductase, giving the protein MIQPNIPDTQQPRVVIVGGGFGGINLAKNLKNAPVQVVLLDRNNYHLFQPLLYQVATAGLEPDSIAFPLRGIFNRQKNFHFRMAEITSVDPNTKMLETSIGAVRYDYLVLATGSNTNFFGNNTIAEHAIGMKSLIEAVQIRNYVVKQFEECLLLTDEEAIRAKLNFVMVGGGPTGVELAGAFAELRKYILPKDYPELPIHLMNIYLIEAGPKLLAAMSEHSSAKTLDGLRQLGVKVMTNTAVKEYDGKTLTLNDGQQIATQSLLWAAGVKGYPPAGLAADAIIPNGRILVNEYNQLKDHPDIFAIGDAAQMTNDERFPKGYPMVAQVAIQQGVLLAQNIKHIIKNKPLTAFKYKDLGSMATIGRNRAVAEFFGMRISGRFAWFAWMIVHLMSLLGFRNKLVVFINWFYRYFTFDRGTRIIIKRGAANIVKLRQSVN; this is encoded by the coding sequence ATGATCCAGCCGAATATTCCGGATACACAGCAACCTCGTGTAGTAATTGTAGGTGGTGGTTTTGGCGGTATTAACCTGGCCAAAAATCTTAAGAACGCCCCCGTACAGGTAGTGTTGCTGGACAGAAACAACTACCACCTCTTCCAACCACTCCTCTACCAGGTAGCTACCGCCGGCCTGGAACCCGATAGCATCGCCTTCCCCCTCAGAGGTATCTTCAACCGCCAGAAGAACTTCCACTTCCGGATGGCCGAAATAACCAGTGTAGACCCCAATACCAAGATGCTCGAAACCAGCATCGGGGCCGTAAGATACGACTACCTTGTACTGGCTACCGGCAGTAACACCAACTTCTTCGGCAACAATACCATCGCCGAACACGCCATCGGCATGAAATCACTCATCGAAGCCGTTCAGATCAGGAACTACGTCGTAAAACAATTTGAAGAATGCCTCCTGCTGACCGATGAAGAAGCTATCCGCGCCAAACTCAACTTCGTAATGGTAGGCGGAGGGCCCACCGGTGTAGAGCTCGCAGGCGCTTTCGCAGAACTGCGAAAATACATACTGCCCAAAGACTACCCGGAATTACCCATCCATCTCATGAACATATACCTCATCGAAGCGGGCCCAAAACTGCTCGCCGCCATGAGCGAACATTCTTCTGCTAAAACCCTCGATGGCCTCCGCCAACTGGGGGTGAAAGTAATGACCAATACCGCCGTAAAAGAATACGATGGTAAAACACTTACGCTCAACGATGGCCAGCAGATAGCCACACAATCTCTCCTCTGGGCTGCCGGCGTAAAGGGTTATCCGCCTGCCGGCCTCGCGGCCGATGCCATCATCCCCAATGGCCGCATCCTGGTCAACGAATACAACCAACTCAAAGACCATCCGGATATCTTCGCCATCGGTGATGCTGCTCAGATGACCAACGACGAGCGCTTCCCTAAAGGCTATCCTATGGTAGCCCAGGTAGCCATACAACAAGGAGTACTGCTCGCGCAGAATATCAAGCATATTATCAAAAACAAACCACTCACCGCCTTTAAATACAAAGACCTCGGCAGCATGGCCACCATAGGTCGCAACCGCGCCGTCGCCGAATTCTTCGGGATGCGCATCAGCGGCCGGTTTGCCTGGTTCGCCTGGATGATCGTCCACCTAATGAGCCTGCTCGGATTCCGTAATAAACTGGTCGTATTCATCAATTGGTTCTACCGATACTTCACCTTCGACAGAGGTACCCGCATTATTATCAAAAGAGGCGCCGCCAACATCGTCAAACTACGCCAATCCGTCAACTGA
- a CDS encoding type IX secretion system plug protein, protein MFTTNSNHRVALLTAAILLMMAGDVWAQANINTPDHVYLSNIRSVQLTQKGDQLSYPFITLGGGNQLELSFDDMENDVKDYYYTYMLCNADWTPAQLNTFDYMRGFTENRITTYRFSSIALQKYTHYSVDIPNANTYPTRPGNYLLKVYLNSDTSQLAFTRRILVVSNKATVAGFIQQPVTPKIFRTHQKVNFSVNTKGLNIVNPFDQIKVVIMQNYRWDNAVTNLKPMFLKGEVIEYNTEVDCVIPAGKEWRWIDLRSLRLQTERVKHTDYGRTSTNVYAQPDFERANKTYQFIKDINGMYYLATLDNYDPYFEGDYASVHFTFPVPEPYAGYDMYIFGELTNYECNEGNKLTFNPATRAYEGTLFLKQGFYNYVYGLIDNTVVGSKFSTELTEGDWWETENNYTILVYYRPLGGRADELVATTTLNSILSRK, encoded by the coding sequence ATGTTTACTACTAACAGCAACCATCGTGTCGCCCTGTTAACCGCTGCTATCTTGTTGATGATGGCAGGTGATGTGTGGGCACAGGCAAATATCAATACGCCGGATCATGTTTATCTCAGCAATATCCGTTCTGTGCAGCTGACGCAAAAAGGGGATCAGCTTTCCTATCCTTTTATCACATTGGGAGGCGGCAATCAGCTGGAATTGAGTTTTGACGATATGGAAAATGATGTGAAGGACTATTATTATACCTATATGCTTTGTAATGCAGACTGGACGCCTGCGCAGCTGAACACGTTTGATTACATGCGGGGATTTACGGAGAACCGTATCACGACCTATCGTTTCTCCAGTATAGCGTTACAGAAATACACGCATTATTCGGTAGACATTCCCAATGCCAATACTTATCCTACGCGTCCGGGCAACTACCTGTTGAAGGTGTATCTGAACAGTGATACTTCGCAGCTGGCTTTCACCCGCCGTATATTGGTAGTCAGTAATAAAGCGACGGTGGCTGGCTTTATACAGCAGCCGGTAACCCCGAAGATATTCCGTACGCATCAAAAGGTGAATTTCTCCGTGAATACGAAGGGGTTGAACATTGTGAATCCTTTTGACCAGATCAAAGTGGTGATCATGCAGAATTACCGTTGGGATAATGCGGTGACCAACCTGAAGCCTATGTTCCTGAAAGGAGAGGTGATAGAGTATAATACGGAAGTGGATTGTGTGATACCGGCGGGTAAGGAATGGCGATGGATAGACCTGCGTAGTCTGCGATTGCAGACGGAGCGGGTGAAACATACGGACTATGGACGTACCAGTACCAACGTATATGCGCAACCGGATTTTGAGCGGGCCAATAAGACTTACCAGTTTATCAAGGATATCAACGGCATGTATTACCTGGCGACGCTGGATAATTACGATCCGTATTTTGAAGGGGATTATGCCTCTGTGCATTTTACGTTTCCTGTGCCGGAGCCTTATGCCGGTTATGATATGTACATATTTGGTGAGTTGACGAATTATGAGTGTAATGAGGGTAATAAGCTGACTTTTAACCCTGCTACGCGTGCTTATGAAGGTACACTGTTCCTCAAGCAGGGCTTTTATAACTATGTGTATGGATTGATCGATAATACGGTGGTGGGGTCTAAATTCAGTACGGAGTTGACAGAAGGTGACTGGTGGGAGACAGAGAACAACTATACCATCCTGGTGTATTACCGTCCGCTGGGCGGAAGGGCGGATGAGTTGGTGGCGACGACTACGCTGAACTCTATCTTAAGCAGGAAATAG
- a CDS encoding ABC transporter permease, whose protein sequence is MRLSFFIARRIAFNRGSSFSRFIINIAIVATAISVAVMILATGLVNGFQQVIQNKIFSFWGHIHITQFQPNAGPLTEEIPFAADTNLLKHIRQQLPGIASINLFASKSAIIKADKDIAGLIFKGIDRAYDWKKLSTFIQQGRMIKYNDSSYAPEIMLSAATAAELKVKLNDQVIIYFIQASGQPPRARKLTVAGIYKTGIEEYDKTYVIGDLNLIRRLNQWAPNETGGYEVFLQDYRQMDPAAITIDSLLPQQLFTRTIKEIYPNIFDWLQLQNKNEVIILIIMTVVAAINMITAILILILERTNMVGILKALGTRNWSIQHIFIYQSGYIILAGVLLGNILGLGIAWLQQATGFFKLPEDSYYMSVAAININWWEVLLINLGTFLVCTIVLLIPSLIIRKITPVKAIQFK, encoded by the coding sequence ATGAGGTTATCTTTTTTCATCGCACGGCGGATCGCATTTAACAGAGGCTCCTCCTTCTCCCGGTTCATTATCAACATAGCCATCGTAGCTACTGCTATCAGTGTGGCCGTGATGATCCTGGCTACAGGCCTCGTCAATGGCTTCCAACAGGTGATCCAGAATAAGATATTCAGCTTCTGGGGACATATCCACATCACACAGTTCCAACCCAATGCAGGCCCCCTCACCGAAGAAATCCCCTTCGCCGCCGATACCAACCTGCTAAAACATATCCGCCAACAGCTGCCAGGCATCGCCAGCATCAACCTCTTTGCCAGCAAATCCGCTATCATCAAAGCCGATAAAGACATTGCCGGCCTCATCTTCAAAGGCATCGACCGCGCCTACGACTGGAAAAAACTATCCACTTTTATCCAGCAAGGCCGCATGATCAAGTATAACGACAGCAGCTATGCCCCCGAGATCATGCTCTCCGCCGCCACTGCCGCAGAACTGAAAGTGAAACTCAATGACCAGGTCATCATCTATTTCATCCAGGCCAGCGGCCAGCCTCCACGCGCCCGCAAACTCACCGTCGCCGGGATCTATAAAACAGGGATAGAAGAATATGATAAAACATATGTCATCGGAGATCTCAACCTCATCCGCAGACTGAACCAGTGGGCCCCCAACGAAACCGGAGGCTATGAAGTATTCCTGCAGGACTACCGCCAGATGGACCCCGCCGCTATCACTATCGATAGCCTCCTGCCACAACAACTGTTCACCCGCACCATCAAAGAGATCTATCCCAATATCTTCGACTGGCTGCAATTACAGAATAAGAACGAGGTCATCATCCTTATTATTATGACCGTAGTCGCCGCCATCAACATGATCACCGCCATCCTCATACTCATCCTCGAACGTACCAACATGGTCGGTATCCTTAAAGCATTAGGTACACGCAATTGGTCCATCCAGCATATCTTCATCTATCAATCAGGATATATTATACTGGCAGGCGTACTGCTGGGGAACATACTCGGCCTGGGGATCGCATGGCTCCAACAGGCCACCGGCTTCTTCAAACTGCCGGAAGACTCCTACTATATGTCCGTAGCCGCCATCAATATCAACTGGTGGGAAGTACTGCTCATCAATCTCGGTACCTTCCTGGTATGTACTATCGTACTACTGATCCCCTCCCTGATCATCCGGAAGATCACACCCGTAAAAGCTATCCAGTTCAAATAA
- a CDS encoding TrmH family RNA methyltransferase encodes MLSKAQIKYIQSLQHKKYRQKSGQFIAEGEKVVQELLQTGLSVKAVYATESWLREQSALLAGKPAVQVEAIDEATLKQLSALSTPNRALALLDIPAEGETKDIAHSVTLALDTIQDPGNMGTLIRIADWFGIPQIVCSPDCVDVYNPKTIQATMGSIARVRIITLPLLPWLQTCGVPAYAATLHGQDITSFATLKEGIILIGNESRGLSEDVIAASQYRVTIPRIGGAESLNAAVAAGIICSHLTLPVAK; translated from the coding sequence ATGTTATCAAAGGCGCAAATTAAGTATATTCAATCATTACAGCACAAAAAATACCGTCAAAAATCCGGCCAGTTCATTGCAGAAGGGGAAAAGGTGGTGCAGGAGTTATTACAAACGGGGCTATCGGTAAAGGCGGTATATGCTACGGAAAGCTGGCTGCGTGAGCAGTCGGCGTTGCTGGCGGGTAAGCCTGCTGTGCAGGTGGAAGCGATTGATGAGGCGACATTAAAGCAGTTGTCTGCTTTGTCTACTCCCAACCGGGCCCTGGCGTTGCTGGACATACCGGCGGAGGGGGAAACAAAGGATATAGCCCACTCCGTTACACTTGCGCTGGATACGATACAGGACCCTGGTAATATGGGGACGCTGATCCGGATTGCTGACTGGTTTGGCATTCCGCAGATTGTTTGTTCACCGGATTGTGTGGATGTGTATAACCCTAAGACGATACAAGCTACGATGGGCAGTATTGCCCGTGTGCGTATTATCACCCTGCCTTTATTGCCCTGGTTGCAGACCTGCGGGGTACCTGCTTATGCGGCTACTTTACATGGGCAGGATATCACGAGCTTTGCTACTTTAAAAGAAGGGATCATCCTGATCGGCAATGAGTCGAGAGGGTTGAGCGAGGATGTTATTGCGGCCAGCCAGTACCGGGTAACGATTCCGCGTATTGGTGGTGCTGAGTCGTTGAATGCTGCGGTGGCGGCGGGTATTATCTGCAGTCACCTGACATTGCCGGTAGCGAAGTAA